TCGTTGCATCACTTTCAACGATGAACTTAGGTGTTGTAATATCCAGTTTACCCCAAGTGATCTTCTCATTTGGAACTGCTCCGGAATATGAACCGTACGATGTTGTAGAATCGGAAATCTGGCAGAAATAAGACCAAAACGGCACATCATGCATCTCCATATCCTGATATAGCATCGGTACTACACAAATCGGGAAATCTCCTGCAATTCCTCCTCCAATCTGAAAGAATCCTACACCTTTCCCTCCTGAATTTTTAGTATACCAATCAGCAAGATACATCATGTATTCAATTCCTGATTTCATTGTTGTTGCTTTAAGCTCTCCTTTAATACAGTAGGATGCAAAAATATTTCCCATTGTGGAATCTTCCCATCCCGGAACAACAATCGGAAGATTTTTTTCTGCAGCAGCAATCATCCATGAGTTTTCTCTCGGAATCTCATAATACTGTTCCAAAACTCCAGAAAGGATCATTTTGTACATATATTCATGCGGGAAGTATCTTTCTCCTTTAGCGTCAGCGTCTTTCCAAATCTCCACAATATGCTTCTGTAACCTTCTGAATGCTTCTTCTTCAGGGATACATGTATCTGTAACTCTGTTTAATCCTCTTTCCAATAAGTCCCATTCTTCCTGTGGCGTAAGATCTCTGTAATGCGGAACTCTTTCATAATGAGAATGCGCAACCAGGTTCATTAAGTCTTCTTCCAGGTTT
The sequence above is drawn from the Chryseobacterium daecheongense genome and encodes:
- a CDS encoding deoxyhypusine synthase family protein, with the protein product MNKPISEFIEKYYLHFNAAALVDASKGYVAHLKDGGKMMITLAGAMSTAELGKILAEMIRQDKVDFISCTGANLEEDLMNLVAHSHYERVPHYRDLTPQEEWDLLERGLNRVTDTCIPEEEAFRRLQKHIVEIWKDADAKGERYFPHEYMYKMILSGVLEQYYEIPRENSWMIAAAEKNLPIVVPGWEDSTMGNIFASYCIKGELKATTMKSGIEYMMYLADWYTKNSGGKGVGFFQIGGGIAGDFPICVVPMLYQDMEMHDVPFWSYFCQISDSTTSYGSYSGAVPNEKITWGKLDITTPKFIVESDATICAPLMFSYILENS